In Pseudomonadota bacterium, the following are encoded in one genomic region:
- a CDS encoding cytochrome c family protein, with protein MPAQLGKMFSRERTRWKSAIKFFRVDSFELNKIAAAVLLALVIAMVASIIGDTLVDPKPLAKNVYIIEGSTQPGQEGVQVAVTKAVEPVEPLLANASIEKGKIVAKKCIQCHTFNKGGPNRVGPNLYGVVGRKAGQVAKFAYSKAMASFPEKWTFEHLNKYLHKPRTYVKGNKMAFVGLAKVQDRANLIAYLNSESDNPLPLPQGKSSDE; from the coding sequence ATGCCTGCTCAACTTGGTAAAATGTTCTCCAGGGAAAGAACAAGATGGAAGAGCGCTATAAAATTTTTTCGTGTCGATAGTTTTGAACTTAATAAAATTGCAGCCGCGGTTTTGCTGGCCTTGGTGATTGCAATGGTGGCAAGCATCATTGGTGATACCTTGGTCGATCCAAAACCTTTGGCCAAAAATGTCTATATCATTGAAGGTAGCACGCAACCAGGCCAAGAGGGTGTTCAAGTTGCCGTCACAAAAGCCGTTGAACCAGTAGAGCCTTTGCTGGCAAATGCCAGCATTGAAAAGGGTAAGATCGTTGCCAAAAAATGTATCCAGTGCCATACCTTTAACAAAGGAGGTCCCAATCGAGTTGGGCCGAATCTTTACGGAGTGGTAGGGCGCAAGGCCGGCCAAGTTGCCAAATTTGCTTATTCCAAAGCAATGGCATCATTTCCTGAAAAATGGACCTTTGAGCATCTGAACAAATACCTCCATAAGCCCAGAACATACGTCAAAGGTAACAAAATGGCATTTGTGGGCTTGGCAAAGGTACAAGATCGTGCCAACCTTATCGCCTATCTAAATAGCGAAAGTGACAATCCACTGCCTCTGCCACAAGGTAAATCGTCAGATGAATAA